A portion of the Burkholderia sp. GAS332 genome contains these proteins:
- a CDS encoding Conserved protein containing a Zn-ribbon-like motif, possibly RNA-binding, with product MDYRQIPAIFVADAPGLDFLNSVATPVDEEVDWISDGEGLLGWLEQAEMVPRAALAALRSQSTQAELDAVAAQARALREWFREFVRKRKGRPLAARNLRELAPLNQLLERDERYGEIVADVTDGVPTFEFRENRRWKSAESLLMPIAEALARLVCDEDFTHVKACEGPRCTLMFADHTRGHARRWCSMAICGNRAKVAAHRARLKEQESR from the coding sequence ATGGACTACCGTCAGATTCCTGCGATATTCGTAGCCGATGCACCGGGCCTCGATTTCCTCAACTCGGTTGCGACCCCGGTGGATGAAGAAGTCGACTGGATCAGCGATGGAGAGGGGTTGCTGGGCTGGTTGGAACAGGCTGAAATGGTGCCGCGTGCCGCGCTTGCGGCGCTACGCTCGCAATCCACGCAAGCTGAGCTCGACGCCGTTGCGGCGCAGGCTCGCGCGTTGCGCGAGTGGTTCAGGGAATTTGTCCGGAAGAGGAAAGGGCGGCCGCTTGCCGCCAGGAATTTGCGTGAACTCGCACCCCTGAATCAGCTACTCGAGCGGGACGAACGCTATGGAGAAATCGTGGCCGATGTCACGGACGGCGTGCCGACTTTTGAGTTCCGCGAGAATCGACGGTGGAAGTCAGCGGAGTCATTGCTGATGCCCATCGCCGAGGCGTTGGCGCGACTGGTATGTGACGAGGACTTCACGCACGTGAAGGCATGTGAAGGTCCCCGATGCACGTTGATGTTTGCCGATCACACACGGGGTCACGCGCGCCGCTGGTGCAGCATGGCGATTTGCGGTAACCGCGCGAAGGTTGCGGCTCACCGGGCGCGGCTCAAGGAACAGGAAAGCCGCTAA
- a CDS encoding Alpha/beta hydrolase family protein, with the protein MSFSNVSVVMVHGAWADGSSWSKVINRLKDQGVNAISAPLPLTSLSDDVAALDRALERIEGPVVLSGHAYAGAVIGSTRSRNIEALVYVAALAPDEGETVSDVFYRGETHPQAPQLAPDRHGLIWLPQEGFAQAFAQHATPQELAVLAAVQRPISVSCISEAVGRPLWKDRPSWFLIAEQDRMINPGTQHFMAGCMNAHVRSYEADHTPIVTAPDAVTHVIVEAVQSVSAH; encoded by the coding sequence ATGTCGTTTAGCAATGTGAGCGTCGTGATGGTGCACGGCGCATGGGCAGACGGTTCGAGCTGGAGCAAGGTGATCAATCGTCTGAAGGATCAGGGCGTCAATGCCATTTCGGCGCCGCTGCCGCTCACGTCGTTGAGTGACGACGTCGCCGCGCTCGACCGGGCACTCGAACGGATCGAAGGTCCAGTGGTGTTGTCCGGCCACGCATATGCAGGCGCGGTGATCGGGTCGACCCGGTCCCGAAATATCGAAGCATTGGTCTATGTCGCCGCGCTGGCTCCCGACGAAGGAGAAACAGTGAGCGACGTGTTCTACCGCGGCGAAACGCATCCGCAGGCGCCGCAGCTCGCGCCGGATCGCCATGGATTGATATGGCTGCCGCAAGAGGGGTTCGCTCAGGCGTTTGCGCAGCACGCGACGCCGCAGGAGTTGGCGGTGCTCGCTGCGGTGCAGCGCCCCATTTCGGTGTCGTGCATCAGCGAAGCGGTCGGGCGTCCGCTGTGGAAAGACCGTCCGAGCTGGTTCCTGATCGCTGAACAGGACCGGATGATCAACCCCGGCACCCAGCATTTCATGGCAGGTTGCATGAATGCGCACGTGCGGTCATACGAGGCCGATCACACACCGATCGTGACGGCTCCCGACGCGGTGACCCATGTGATCGTCGAAGCGGTTCAGTCAGTTTCCGCTCACTAA